From a region of the Coprococcus comes ATCC 27758 genome:
- a CDS encoding phosphate ABC transporter substrate-binding protein, which produces MKKRFLSIALTLAMVSSMAVGCGSSKSDSADSKKEEGAKTEASADTESNQILFNGSSTLAPVITSMATTFFDTYGTWDAYDSSLPKEDIAIYVSAGGSGQGTKAVIDGTATFGMVARSVKDEEKEAIKDEKEYQVGIDALTIAVNPANPVNDVLDNLTTEQIVGLFSGEYATWKDLDSSLPDEEVVVITRDINGGAHEVFQKNIMGDTEVKADAIQASSMGELVQDIIDNQYAIGYASFGVANQNEGKVTPLKVNGVAATKENILDGSYIIQRPLLLVGSGDPTDVQQAFLDYVLGDEGQKTVEDMGFIPMK; this is translated from the coding sequence ATGAAAAAGAGATTTTTATCAATCGCTCTTACACTTGCTATGGTATCATCTATGGCAGTAGGATGCGGAAGCAGCAAGTCAGATTCTGCTGACAGCAAAAAAGAAGAGGGTGCAAAGACAGAAGCTTCTGCCGATACAGAAAGTAACCAGATCTTATTTAACGGATCTTCTACTTTAGCACCGGTTATCACTTCTATGGCTACTACTTTCTTTGATACTTATGGAACATGGGATGCATATGATTCATCTCTTCCAAAAGAAGATATCGCAATCTACGTTTCAGCAGGCGGATCCGGACAGGGAACCAAAGCCGTTATCGATGGAACTGCAACATTTGGTATGGTTGCAAGAAGCGTAAAGGATGAAGAAAAAGAAGCAATCAAAGATGAAAAAGAATACCAGGTTGGTATCGATGCTCTGACGATCGCAGTAAACCCGGCTAATCCGGTAAATGATGTTCTTGATAACCTTACAACGGAACAGATCGTAGGACTTTTCTCCGGCGAATATGCTACATGGAAAGATCTTGACTCATCTCTTCCTGACGAAGAAGTTGTTGTTATTACACGTGATATCAACGGTGGAGCTCACGAAGTATTCCAGAAGAATATCATGGGTGACACAGAAGTAAAAGCGGATGCGATCCAGGCTTCTTCTATGGGTGAACTTGTTCAGGATATCATTGATAACCAGTACGCAATCGGATATGCTTCATTTGGTGTTGCTAACCAGAATGAAGGAAAAGTAACTCCACTGAAAGTAAACGGTGTTGCTGCAACAAAAGAAAACATTCTTGATGGATCTTACATCATCCAGAGACCACTTCTTCTTGTAGGTTCTGGTGATCCGACAGATGTACAGCAGGCTTTCCTTGATTACGTTCTTGGTGATGAAGGACAGAAAACTGTAGAAGATATGGGATTCATTCCTATGAAATAA
- the pstC gene encoding phosphate ABC transporter permease subunit PstC, giving the protein MFKKLSDKFSKGIIYLAAFLVTALMAVMMIHIVKESIPAISQLGIKMFLPTTEWRPVSQKPQYGLLPAIAGTLYVSAIAVVLALIFGVACACFLDYYLPKKVASLFLAFIDLVAGIPSVIFGFIGLTVLVKAFATHLHMAAGQCILAAGIVLGIMLLPFVISTCHESLQTARKTYEFSAITLGFSREFTLLHFILPAIRPGIIAGAMMAFGRALGETMAVMMVIGNSPIYPKLLGRGQTLPALTALEMGSIEYGSLHLSVLYVANAVLLVILFIVLGISYLLKRRLATHEN; this is encoded by the coding sequence ATGTTTAAGAAACTTTCAGATAAATTCAGCAAAGGAATCATTTATCTGGCTGCCTTTCTCGTAACGGCACTGATGGCAGTCATGATGATCCATATTGTGAAGGAAAGTATTCCTGCCATTTCACAGCTTGGAATCAAAATGTTCCTGCCTACCACTGAATGGCGCCCTGTCAGTCAGAAACCGCAGTACGGACTTTTACCTGCGATTGCCGGTACCCTTTATGTCTCAGCGATCGCAGTTGTCCTCGCACTCATCTTCGGCGTTGCCTGTGCCTGCTTTCTGGACTATTACCTTCCGAAAAAGGTGGCATCCTTATTCCTTGCGTTCATCGATCTGGTTGCAGGAATCCCGTCCGTCATCTTCGGATTTATCGGACTTACGGTTCTTGTAAAAGCCTTTGCCACCCACCTCCATATGGCAGCCGGTCAATGTATCCTGGCAGCCGGGATCGTGCTGGGGATCATGCTTTTACCATTCGTTATTTCCACCTGTCATGAATCTTTACAGACTGCACGAAAGACTTACGAGTTCAGTGCGATCACACTTGGATTCTCCAGAGAATTTACCCTGCTGCATTTTATTCTTCCGGCAATCCGGCCGGGAATCATTGCAGGTGCAATGATGGCATTCGGCCGCGCACTTGGCGAGACAATGGCCGTCATGATGGTAATCGGTAATTCCCCGATTTATCCCAAACTCCTTGGACGTGGTCAGACACTTCCTGCCCTCACCGCACTGGAAATGGGAAGTATTGAATACGGAAGCCTTCACCTCTCCGTACTTTACGTTGCAAATGCTGTGCTGCTTGTGATTCTTTTCATCGTACTCGGTATCAGCTATCTTCTGAAAAGGAGGCTTGCCACCCATGAGAACTAA